GCTACACGGTGGACGACGCGGTGCGCACCTGTTTCCTCGCCCGGGAGGCGGGGATGTCGAACATGGTGAAGCTCGAGGTGATCGGGGACGAGAAGACCCTGTTCCCCGACACGGAGGGGCTCCTCCAGGCGGCGAAGCAGCTGGTGAAGGAGGGGTTCATCGTCCTGCCGTACACCAACGACGACCCGGTCATGGCGAAAAAGCTCGAGGACGCGGGATGCGCCGCCGTGATGCCCCTGGCGGCGCCGATCGGATCGGGCCTCGGAATCCGCAACCCGTTCAACATCAAGATCATCCTGGAGACCGTGAAGGTCCCGGTGATCGTCGATGCGGGGGTGGGGACGGCGTCCGACGCGGCGGTGGCGATGGAGCTCGGATGCGACGGCGTCCTGATGAACACGGGGATCGCGGGGGCGAAGGATCCGGTGCTGATGGCCGAGGCGATGCGGGAGGCGATCTCGGCGGGACGCAAGGCGTTTCTCGCCGGCAGGATCGCGAAAAAGCTGTACGCCACGGCATCCTCGCCGCTCGACGGAACGTTTTTTTAGGGAAGACGCCTGTGCGGGTCGACTTCCGCGTCTACCTCATCACGGACCGCAGGCAGGCGCCGGGGGGGGACATCGTCCGGGCCGTCGCCGGGGCCCTGGAGGGCGGGATTCGCGCCGTGCAGCTCCGGGAAAAGGACCTCCCGGGGAAGGAGCTCTACCGGCTCGCCGCCCGGATCCGGGAGCTTACGGCAAGGTACGGGGCGCGCCTGTTCGTGAACGACCGCGTCGACGTGGCGTTGGCGGTCGGGGCCGACGGCGTTCACCTCGGGGGATCCTCGATGCCCGCGTCGGTCGCGAGAAGGCTGCTCGGAAAGGAGTCGCTCATCGGCTGCTCCACGCACAACACGCGCGAACTGCGGGAGGCGGCTGCCCAGGGGGCGGACTTCGCGACGTTCGGCCCGGTCTACCCCACCCCGTCGAAGGCCGCGTACGGGCCGCCGGTCGGGGTTTCCGCCCTCGCAGCGGCGCGCCGGGAGACGACCCTCCCCCTGTTCGCCCTGGGGGGAATCGGGGCGGGAAACGCCCGGGAAGTGATCGAGGCGGGCGCGTTCGGGATCGCGCT
The sequence above is a segment of the Candidatus Deferrimicrobiaceae bacterium genome. Coding sequences within it:
- the thiE gene encoding thiamine phosphate synthase, which translates into the protein MRVDFRVYLITDRRQAPGGDIVRAVAGALEGGIRAVQLREKDLPGKELYRLAARIRELTARYGARLFVNDRVDVALAVGADGVHLGGSSMPASVARRLLGKESLIGCSTHNTRELREAAAQGADFATFGPVYPTPSKAAYGPPVGVSALAAARRETTLPLFALGGIGAGNAREVIEAGAFGIALISYVLAAADPREAAGNLLACFTNVRAAAQAGDETAKEGGS
- a CDS encoding thiazole synthase, encoding MDTSFALGGKTFRSRLLVGTGKYPDYPTMVRALEASGAEIVTVAIRRVNLDRSKESLLDYVDPKRYTLLPNTAACYTVDDAVRTCFLAREAGMSNMVKLEVIGDEKTLFPDTEGLLQAAKQLVKEGFIVLPYTNDDPVMAKKLEDAGCAAVMPLAAPIGSGLGIRNPFNIKIILETVKVPVIVDAGVGTASDAAVAMELGCDGVLMNTGIAGAKDPVLMAEAMREAISAGRKAFLAGRIAKKLYATASSPLDGTFF